In Thiovibrio frasassiensis, one DNA window encodes the following:
- a CDS encoding ATP-binding protein has translation MKIAVASGKGGVGKTTIAVSLALAADIPVQYVDCDVEEPNGHIFLRPVLDQCREITLTVPEIIEEKCTGCGECRDICRFNAITVFGVMAMAFNELCHACGGCFLVCPEAALVRGKRLLGILETGQAGKIRFSHGILRVGEAMSVPLIAAVREAAEQEGGLIILDAPPGTSCPLIATIIGADYTLLVSEETPFGLHDLQLAVGVLRKLDQHFGVIINRADLGDGKTGQWCRRENIPVHLEIPFERGIAEGYAAGKPLIHCRPELLPVFASLLKELTS, from the coding sequence ATGAAAATTGCCGTTGCCAGCGGCAAGGGCGGTGTTGGCAAAACCACAATCGCTGTAAGTCTCGCCCTTGCGGCGGATATCCCGGTTCAGTATGTCGATTGTGATGTGGAAGAGCCAAACGGTCATATTTTTTTGCGGCCGGTTCTTGATCAGTGCAGAGAGATAACGCTCACCGTGCCGGAGATTATTGAAGAGAAATGCACCGGCTGCGGGGAATGCCGGGATATCTGCCGATTTAACGCCATCACGGTTTTTGGCGTCATGGCTATGGCTTTCAACGAACTCTGTCATGCCTGCGGGGGTTGTTTTCTGGTTTGTCCGGAAGCAGCCCTCGTTCGTGGGAAACGATTGCTTGGCATTCTTGAAACCGGACAGGCAGGCAAGATTCGTTTCAGTCATGGCATTCTTCGGGTGGGCGAAGCCATGTCCGTGCCGCTGATCGCAGCGGTAAGGGAGGCGGCGGAGCAGGAAGGCGGGCTTATTATTCTTGATGCGCCCCCCGGAACCTCCTGTCCGCTTATCGCCACCATAATCGGAGCAGACTATACCCTGCTGGTCAGCGAAGAAACGCCTTTCGGCCTCCATGACCTGCAACTGGCCGTGGGAGTATTGCGTAAACTTGACCAGCACTTCGGGGTCATTATCAATCGGGCCGATCTGGGAGACGGAAAAACCGGGCAATGGTGCCGCAGAGAAAATATTCCGGTACATCTTGAAATTCCCTTTGAGCGCGGGATAGCCGAGGGATATGCCGCTGGCAAACCTTTGATTCACTGTCGTCCCGAATTGCTGCCTGTATTTGCCTCTTTGCTCAAGGAGTTAACTTCATGA
- a CDS encoding NifB/NifX family molybdenum-iron cluster-binding protein, which yields MKIAVSATGKELSSAVDPQFGRAPYLLIIESDTGAIIEAIDNREANEAAQGAGIKAAGRIAEAGAKAILTGIVGPKAAAVCEKAGIDMINGIRGTVAEAIEKFPATGAVSRAQEGPGQRSVGKSVACATGKRRGQQGQGQGKKGCGCRARRGGA from the coding sequence ATGAAAATCGCAGTCAGCGCAACAGGCAAAGAACTCTCTTCCGCTGTTGATCCACAATTCGGGCGAGCCCCCTATCTGCTCATCATTGAATCCGATACCGGAGCGATTATCGAGGCAATCGATAATCGCGAGGCCAACGAGGCAGCTCAGGGGGCCGGAATCAAAGCGGCGGGCCGTATTGCCGAGGCCGGAGCAAAGGCGATACTCACCGGTATTGTTGGACCCAAGGCGGCCGCAGTCTGCGAAAAAGCCGGGATAGATATGATCAATGGGATACGCGGAACAGTGGCCGAAGCAATAGAGAAGTTCCCGGCAACCGGGGCAGTTTCCCGGGCCCAGGAAGGCCCAGGGCAGAGATCAGTTGGAAAATCTGTGGCATGTGCGACAGGTAAACGCCGGGGACAGCAGGGCCAAGGTCAGGGGAAAAAGGGCTGTGGCTGCCGAGCCAGGCGGGGTGGAGCATGA
- a CDS encoding glutamate synthase, which produces MCRLAMKTASEPFSPFSVLQAMEAMQEGYDGSGLGLLLRGLKFADYKYNAQDPILSGIAHTEEALARLDHIMDKAGFTLKYDHEYDVKKAMIEAQDRHKYILRVYKKPAAWSKLSTDQVEHELMLTRLALRADGEAHGNDLTAFSLWPDVVMAKEVGWPLDIGLALGLDSGRITSRICMAQGRQNTNYGINLYACHPFFIQGVATMTNGENTAFIPIKDWLTGRAYPGYIGYQSDSEVFAHILHYVTKQLKLPLATYKHVITPLKNEELTKHPQGDFLRGLRDACRRLIIDGPNAVIGTLPDETSMLVMDAKKMRPATVGGKPGEWAIASEMCGVDAMIPDRDRSKDFQPMREHTVIIPPDRQELQIWSQFDQLPIHQAA; this is translated from the coding sequence ATGTGCCGGTTAGCTATGAAAACCGCAAGTGAGCCTTTCTCCCCCTTTTCGGTCCTGCAGGCCATGGAGGCCATGCAGGAAGGGTATGACGGCAGCGGTCTCGGCCTGCTGCTCCGGGGGCTTAAGTTTGCGGACTACAAATACAATGCCCAGGACCCGATCCTCTCGGGCATCGCCCACACCGAAGAGGCGCTGGCCCGTCTTGATCATATTATGGATAAGGCGGGATTCACCCTCAAGTACGACCACGAGTATGATGTAAAAAAGGCGATGATCGAGGCCCAAGACCGGCACAAATACATCCTCCGGGTGTACAAAAAACCGGCCGCCTGGAGCAAGCTCTCCACCGACCAGGTGGAACACGAGCTGATGCTGACCCGCCTGGCCCTGCGCGCCGACGGCGAGGCACATGGCAACGACCTCACCGCCTTTTCCCTGTGGCCCGACGTGGTCATGGCCAAGGAAGTGGGCTGGCCCCTGGACATCGGTCTTGCGCTGGGCCTGGACTCCGGTCGGATCACCAGCCGGATCTGCATGGCCCAGGGCCGCCAGAACACCAACTACGGCATCAACCTCTATGCCTGCCACCCCTTCTTCATCCAGGGCGTGGCCACCATGACCAACGGCGAGAACACCGCCTTTATCCCCATCAAAGATTGGCTCACCGGCCGGGCCTACCCCGGCTACATCGGCTATCAGTCCGATTCCGAAGTCTTCGCCCATATTCTGCACTATGTGACCAAGCAGCTCAAGCTGCCCCTGGCAACCTACAAGCACGTGATCACCCCGCTCAAAAACGAAGAGCTGACCAAGCACCCCCAGGGCGATTTCCTTCGCGGCCTGCGGGATGCCTGCCGCCGCTTGATCATCGACGGCCCCAACGCGGTGATCGGCACCCTGCCCGATGAAACCTCCATGCTGGTCATGGATGCCAAGAAGATGCGCCCCGCCACCGTGGGCGGCAAGCCCGGCGAATGGGCCATTGCCTCGGAGATGTGCGGCGTTGACGCGATGATCCCCGACCGGGATCGCTCCAAGGATTTCCAGCCCATGCGGGAACACACCGTTATTATTCCTCCAGACAGACAGGAGTTGCAGATATGGTCTCAGTTCGATCAATTGCCAATACACCAAGCAGCCTGA
- a CDS encoding glutamate synthase-related protein, translating to MVSVRSIANTPSSLTPNDLPWIIEHREDRCTLCGKCAAVCPVGTLKLAYMRKRMPQLVLSSSERGSSYKTFVGIRQSTEVNKRCIGCGTCAMVCPNEAIHPVQNAERDRFRFLNSQQGEPAKRGGRRNDPGASLLDRIIFDRISMLTDPALDAGRHEFSCNTLLGRVLPPEEYVRRKLAGEWIPPVREIFPFVIGSMSFGALSPNMWLGLLQGVAYCNEVLGIPVVMATGEGGCPPWVLRSPFLKYIILQIASGYFGWDEIIRAIPEMQCDPAAIEIKYGQGAKPGDGGLLMWFKVSKLIARLRGVPEGVDLPSPPVHQTLYSIEESVMKMIQTMSMAWNFRVPVYPKISGSTSAKSVLNNLVRNPYAGALMIDGIDGGTGAAYNISMDATGHPIAANVRECYLDLCAQGKQNEIPIFAAGGVGKNGNVTQNGMALIMLGASGVHMGKFIMQSAAGCLGTESNRCNVCNIGLCPKGITSQNPKLYRRLDPDQVAQRVVETFMSIRTEMKKVMAPLGRSQSLPIGMSDALGINDKDVAERLNIRYVC from the coding sequence ATGGTCTCAGTTCGATCAATTGCCAATACACCAAGCAGCCTGACCCCCAACGATCTGCCTTGGATCATTGAGCACCGCGAAGACCGCTGCACCCTGTGCGGCAAGTGCGCCGCCGTCTGTCCGGTGGGCACCCTGAAGCTGGCCTACATGCGCAAGCGCATGCCCCAGCTGGTGCTTTCTTCCTCGGAACGGGGCAGCTCGTACAAAACCTTTGTCGGCATCCGCCAATCCACCGAGGTGAACAAGCGCTGCATCGGCTGCGGCACCTGCGCCATGGTCTGTCCCAACGAGGCGATCCATCCGGTGCAAAATGCAGAACGCGACCGCTTCCGTTTCCTCAACAGCCAGCAGGGTGAACCGGCCAAACGCGGCGGCCGCCGCAACGATCCGGGCGCAAGCCTGCTTGACCGCATCATCTTCGACCGGATCTCCATGCTCACCGATCCGGCTCTCGATGCTGGGCGCCACGAGTTTTCCTGCAATACCTTGCTCGGCCGGGTACTGCCGCCGGAGGAATATGTCCGCCGCAAACTGGCCGGCGAGTGGATTCCGCCGGTACGGGAGATCTTCCCCTTTGTCATCGGCTCCATGTCCTTTGGCGCGCTCTCGCCCAATATGTGGCTGGGCTTACTGCAAGGCGTGGCCTATTGCAACGAGGTTCTGGGCATTCCCGTGGTCATGGCCACCGGCGAGGGCGGCTGCCCCCCCTGGGTTCTGCGCAGCCCGTTTCTCAAATACATCATTCTCCAGATCGCGTCCGGCTATTTCGGCTGGGACGAGATCATCCGGGCCATCCCCGAGATGCAGTGCGATCCGGCGGCCATCGAGATCAAGTACGGCCAGGGCGCCAAGCCCGGCGACGGCGGCCTGCTGATGTGGTTCAAGGTATCGAAGCTCATCGCCCGTCTGCGCGGGGTGCCCGAGGGTGTGGATCTGCCCTCGCCGCCCGTGCACCAGACCTTGTACTCCATTGAGGAGTCGGTGATGAAGATGATCCAGACCATGTCCATGGCCTGGAACTTCCGGGTCCCGGTGTATCCGAAGATCTCCGGCTCCACCTCGGCCAAATCGGTCTTAAACAACCTGGTGCGTAACCCCTATGCCGGCGCTTTGATGATCGACGGCATCGACGGTGGCACGGGTGCGGCCTACAATATCAGCATGGACGCCACCGGCCACCCCATCGCCGCCAATGTCCGCGAGTGCTACCTCGACCTCTGCGCCCAGGGCAAGCAGAACGAAATCCCCATCTTCGCCGCGGGCGGCGTTGGCAAGAACGGCAACGTCACCCAGAACGGCATGGCCCTGATCATGCTGGGCGCCTCCGGCGTTCACATGGGCAAGTTCATCATGCAATCGGCGGCCGGTTGCCTCGGCACCGAATCGAACCGCTGCAACGTCTGCAACATCGGCCTGTGCCCCAAGGGCATCACCAGCCAGAACCCCAAGCTCTATCGCCGCCTCGACCCGGATCAGGTCGCCCAACGCGTGGTGGAGACCTTCATGTCCATCCGCACGGAGATGAAGAAGGTCATGGCACCCCTGGGTCGCTCGCAAAGCCTGCCCATCGGCATGTCCGATGCCCTGGGTATCAATGACAAGGATGTGGCCGAACGTTTAAATATCAGATACGTCTGTTAG
- a CDS encoding FAD-dependent oxidoreductase — MSKAIVVKGLDANGQRISSKNFEELVQKAFAKSNRLKLETYGQHNVGGRLKNGGKKVEIEVSGPCGQRLGCMGMPGTTILCDGPASDDVGYLNIGAEITVKGDATNGVCNAMAEGKVYIGGSIGARGLTMTKWNPEHQRPELWVLGSVGDTFAEFNCGGIGVICGIEAKNPKNILGYRPCVGMVGGWLFYRGKNDGSYDKKSVMAILPDDAQWQWLMERMPQYLKKIGRPRLLKKLSVRKEWMMLISIPPQTRALMFSGPMPMAEFKQKIWNPGFGGGDPIRDLAPGLDRSPIGMIETGDLRRRQPFWANRDKAAPCAYYCPVHIPTIDRLRLFREGKADEAYKMLLDYTPLPASVCGHVCPNLCMQNCSRQVVDEKIDVQMLGRASRDAKPPKPAKSLGKKVAIIGGGPAGMNAAWQLAKAGVEAHIFERDQQLGGKLAQVIPWERLPRAIWDAEIQRFLSMPNIKVNFGVAMTKEKFAELKKKYDHVIVAVGTHQPRTIPFPGHERVIPALDFLKGAKSAKPPKVGKQVVIIGAGNVGCDVACEAYRLGAQEVCLVDIQKPLAFGKEKAAAEALGATFKWPVQTKEVTAEGLIDAAGQLIPAQTVIISIGDVPALKFLPDTVEVITVGGAGWIKCDAAGRTSDPKISAIGDVERPGLATNALGAGKKTAEALLAAFKGEEWHDFGQQLIPQATLTAAHYTPEPCPGSSEAAEAERCMSCGTCRDCHLCETICPTQAISRQKLDGKNYQYVSDPDKCIACGFCSDTCPCGIWVMRPF, encoded by the coding sequence GTGAGTAAAGCAATTGTCGTAAAAGGGCTTGATGCCAATGGCCAGCGGATCAGCTCCAAGAACTTCGAAGAACTGGTCCAGAAGGCCTTTGCCAAATCCAACCGTTTGAAACTGGAAACCTACGGCCAGCACAATGTGGGCGGGCGCTTGAAAAACGGCGGCAAGAAGGTGGAGATCGAGGTCAGCGGCCCCTGCGGCCAGCGCCTCGGCTGCATGGGCATGCCCGGCACCACCATTCTCTGCGACGGACCCGCCTCCGATGACGTTGGCTACCTCAATATCGGCGCCGAAATCACCGTCAAGGGCGACGCCACCAACGGGGTCTGCAACGCCATGGCCGAAGGCAAGGTCTATATCGGCGGCTCCATCGGGGCGCGCGGTCTGACCATGACCAAATGGAACCCCGAACACCAGCGCCCGGAGCTCTGGGTGCTGGGCTCGGTGGGCGACACCTTTGCCGAGTTCAACTGCGGCGGCATCGGGGTGATCTGCGGCATCGAAGCCAAGAACCCGAAAAACATCCTGGGCTACCGCCCCTGCGTCGGCATGGTCGGCGGCTGGCTCTTCTACCGGGGCAAAAACGACGGTTCCTATGACAAGAAGAGTGTCATGGCGATACTTCCGGATGACGCCCAATGGCAATGGCTCATGGAGCGGATGCCTCAGTATCTGAAAAAGATCGGCCGACCCAGATTGCTCAAGAAGCTCTCCGTCCGCAAGGAATGGATGATGCTGATCTCCATCCCGCCCCAGACTCGGGCCCTGATGTTCTCCGGCCCCATGCCCATGGCCGAGTTCAAGCAAAAGATCTGGAACCCGGGTTTCGGCGGCGGCGACCCCATCCGCGATCTCGCCCCAGGGCTGGACCGCAGCCCCATCGGCATGATCGAGACCGGGGATCTCAGGCGACGGCAGCCCTTCTGGGCCAACCGCGACAAAGCCGCGCCCTGCGCCTATTACTGTCCGGTGCATATCCCCACCATCGACCGTCTGCGCTTGTTCCGCGAGGGTAAAGCAGATGAGGCCTACAAGATGCTCCTTGACTATACCCCTCTGCCTGCCTCGGTTTGCGGCCATGTCTGCCCGAATCTTTGCATGCAGAACTGCTCTCGGCAGGTGGTTGACGAAAAAATCGACGTACAGATGCTGGGCCGTGCTTCCCGCGATGCCAAACCGCCCAAGCCGGCAAAATCACTGGGCAAGAAGGTCGCCATCATCGGCGGCGGCCCGGCTGGGATGAATGCGGCCTGGCAGCTGGCCAAGGCTGGGGTAGAAGCGCATATCTTTGAACGCGACCAGCAACTCGGCGGCAAGCTGGCCCAGGTTATCCCCTGGGAGCGGTTGCCTCGAGCCATCTGGGACGCGGAGATCCAGCGCTTCCTCTCCATGCCCAACATCAAGGTCAACTTCGGTGTGGCCATGACCAAGGAGAAGTTCGCCGAGCTGAAGAAAAAATACGACCATGTCATCGTGGCCGTGGGCACCCATCAGCCGCGCACCATTCCCTTTCCCGGCCATGAGCGGGTTATCCCGGCCTTGGACTTCCTGAAGGGGGCCAAGAGTGCCAAGCCCCCCAAGGTCGGCAAGCAGGTGGTGATCATCGGCGCAGGCAACGTGGGCTGCGATGTGGCTTGCGAAGCGTACCGGCTGGGCGCCCAGGAAGTATGCCTGGTGGATATTCAAAAGCCCCTGGCATTCGGCAAGGAAAAGGCGGCGGCCGAGGCATTGGGCGCCACCTTTAAATGGCCGGTTCAGACCAAGGAGGTCACCGCCGAAGGACTCATCGACGCGGCAGGCCAGCTCATCCCGGCCCAGACCGTGATCATCTCCATCGGCGATGTCCCGGCCCTGAAGTTCCTTCCCGACACCGTCGAGGTTATCACCGTGGGCGGTGCCGGTTGGATCAAGTGCGACGCAGCCGGACGGACCAGTGACCCCAAAATCTCGGCCATCGGCGATGTGGAGCGGCCAGGCCTTGCCACCAACGCCCTAGGCGCAGGCAAGAAGACTGCGGAAGCCCTGCTGGCAGCCTTTAAGGGGGAGGAATGGCATGATTTCGGCCAACAGCTTATTCCCCAGGCCACTCTGACTGCGGCCCATTACACCCCGGAGCCCTGCCCTGGGTCTTCCGAGGCTGCGGAGGCGGAACGCTGCATGAGCTGCGGCACCTGCCGTGACTGTCATCTCTGCGAGACCATCTGCCCGACCCAGGCGATCTCCCGGCAGAAGCTGGACGGCAAAAACTACCAGTATGTCTCGGACCCGGACAAGTGCATCGCCTGCGGCTTCTGCAGCGACACCTGCCCCTGCGGCATCTGGGTGATGCGGCCCTTCTGA
- a CDS encoding ammonium transporter — MRHRFIFTPCTTLGLVLFPTLALAADSQCVDSGTTAWMLISTALVLLMVPGLAMFYGGLVRSKNVLGTMMHSYVSMAVIGVLWVVCGFSLTFGKSILGGVIGWNPDYFMLKGIDETITNGVPEYVLAMFQGKFAIITPALISGALAERIYFRGYVLFIVLWFLVVYSPLCHWIWAPDGWLFNAGANGVIDLAGGLVIHVSAGVSALVAALFLGPRQGYPKTAMHPNNLVMTMMGAGLLWVGWFGFNAGSTMQSGLETARALTMTQISAASGALTWLLIEAIVFRKATSLGFVSGILAGLVVITPAAGVVQPMGALALGAASSIVCYFALIMKMRLGYDDSLDCFGIHGVGSGLGVLLLSFFIRDSWMAKASEAAGRTWTAFDQLQVQLLGMGVTIALAASATLLICVIVEKTVGFRLDQQSEFDGLDKSLHGESGYGIAEH, encoded by the coding sequence ATGCGGCATCGTTTTATCTTCACACCCTGCACCACCCTTGGCCTTGTGCTCTTCCCCACCCTTGCGTTGGCTGCTGACAGCCAATGTGTAGACAGCGGCACCACCGCCTGGATGTTGATTTCCACAGCCTTGGTCTTGCTGATGGTCCCCGGCCTGGCCATGTTTTACGGCGGCCTGGTCCGCTCCAAAAACGTCCTGGGCACCATGATGCACAGCTATGTTTCCATGGCGGTCATCGGCGTGCTCTGGGTGGTCTGCGGCTTCAGCCTCACCTTCGGTAAAAGCATTCTTGGCGGGGTCATCGGCTGGAACCCGGATTATTTCATGCTCAAGGGCATTGACGAGACAATCACCAACGGCGTGCCCGAGTATGTCCTGGCCATGTTCCAGGGCAAATTCGCCATCATCACCCCGGCCCTGATCAGCGGTGCCCTGGCCGAACGGATCTATTTTCGGGGCTACGTCCTCTTCATCGTCCTCTGGTTTCTCGTGGTCTACAGCCCCCTGTGCCACTGGATCTGGGCTCCGGACGGCTGGTTGTTCAACGCAGGGGCCAATGGGGTCATCGATCTGGCCGGCGGCTTGGTCATCCACGTTTCCGCCGGCGTCAGCGCCCTGGTTGCCGCCCTGTTCCTCGGACCGCGGCAGGGGTATCCAAAGACCGCCATGCACCCGAACAACCTGGTCATGACCATGATGGGCGCCGGCCTTCTCTGGGTTGGCTGGTTCGGCTTCAATGCCGGCTCCACCATGCAGAGCGGCCTGGAAACAGCTCGGGCCCTGACAATGACCCAGATCTCTGCGGCAAGCGGGGCGCTGACCTGGCTGCTCATCGAAGCCATCGTCTTCCGCAAGGCCACCTCTCTGGGCTTTGTTTCCGGAATCCTGGCCGGGTTGGTGGTGATCACCCCGGCCGCCGGGGTGGTTCAGCCCATGGGGGCTCTTGCCCTGGGCGCGGCCTCTTCCATCGTCTGCTACTTCGCCCTGATCATGAAAATGCGCCTCGGCTACGACGACTCCCTGGACTGCTTCGGCATCCACGGGGTAGGCAGCGGCCTCGGGGTCTTGCTGCTTTCCTTTTTCATCCGCGACTCCTGGATGGCAAAGGCCTCGGAGGCTGCCGGACGGACCTGGACCGCTTTTGATCAGTTGCAGGTCCAACTACTGGGGATGGGCGTCACCATTGCCCTGGCCGCTTCGGCCACCCTGCTGATCTGTGTGATTGTGGAAAAGACCGTGGGCTTCAGACTCGACCAGCAGAGTGAGTTCGACGGCCTGGACAAATCCCTCCATGGCGAATCCGGCTACGGGATAGCAGAGCACTGA
- a CDS encoding beta-galactosidase: MLLTQTPFPRAPKKLHAFFLVAALLIFCLTPCTATAGLTIRQGYFWDTERQEPFIPHGFAYQVWNPPVFATQTLAEVDYDLEGMQQAHANSLRVELVWESVEPAEGVFRWDQADHLIKKAEQLGLKLFILIGYQYPPSWFVAHYPEAMARTVTGPSPLLNYSHPQAKESFARFIAAVCARYKASPAIGGWIIGNEFAFYDLWENKPLKNQVGYDEQASLPSYRTFLAQTYGGSIERLNTAWGTTFRDFSEVPMARSYPEDRTDHQAIRNSGYHDLIQWRKQTIADFLAAGAKAAKSGAPNQLISYSMVGGIFNGLDPNYTGEDPQTITERCRNAGAPLDFISLNLYAWALAGHELRSLDFGIAKYRDLLDIPVLITETGHSSTETLFPGAAARQTEAIVSSTWEALLSGAMGVQLFHWSDRNNFLNTPYPREAGFGVVDQERRPKPKVYEAVRNMFQRMDALPLARFLVGSQPMEPDILVYWPKDLDLSWNKTKEESASLWGGLRRLGFRPKLINHPLADLGTAGMKSGAKGLLLPRNYQMRPEDLAALPNLLNQGMNIHANLDLPGQFDANHRNNPRWATTIAKVFGVDVSQARPAWESGTRPGADWSAGYAPLLLKPEPTGILGQTQAKTVRVWKYWLGVRPASGGTAQVWSETESGLRLSAALVTKEHPMARTAINTFGLGDFIAPALLMNSPGGVPTFAWDTRTTWLGAIYKNFFAMSPRIELKGPGANYVLCDLRQTTDGYLLALMNEHTEPALVSVHADWLLGDGTVVKDLLSDSNGAGQGLNRLILEGDGYLLFHITPPTQGLKEERPQGKKETP; this comes from the coding sequence ATGCTGTTGACGCAGACACCTTTTCCCCGCGCACCCAAAAAGCTTCACGCCTTTTTCTTGGTAGCCGCATTACTCATCTTTTGCCTTACGCCATGCACGGCTACAGCTGGCCTGACCATCCGCCAGGGCTATTTCTGGGATACAGAGCGCCAGGAGCCCTTCATCCCCCACGGCTTCGCCTACCAGGTGTGGAACCCGCCGGTTTTCGCCACCCAGACCCTGGCGGAGGTGGACTATGACCTGGAGGGTATGCAGCAGGCCCATGCCAATTCCCTGCGGGTGGAACTGGTCTGGGAAAGCGTGGAACCGGCAGAAGGGGTCTTCCGCTGGGATCAGGCCGACCATCTGATCAAGAAAGCCGAACAGCTCGGACTCAAACTCTTTATCCTTATCGGCTACCAGTACCCGCCCTCCTGGTTTGTTGCCCATTACCCGGAGGCTATGGCCCGCACCGTGACCGGCCCCAGCCCTCTGCTGAACTACAGCCACCCTCAGGCCAAGGAATCCTTTGCCCGCTTCATCGCTGCGGTCTGCGCCCGCTATAAGGCTAGCCCGGCCATCGGTGGCTGGATAATCGGCAACGAATTCGCCTTCTACGATCTCTGGGAGAACAAGCCGCTCAAAAACCAGGTCGGCTACGACGAACAGGCCAGTCTTCCCTCCTACCGGACTTTTCTCGCGCAAACCTATGGGGGGAGCATCGAGCGGCTCAACACTGCCTGGGGCACCACCTTCCGCGACTTCAGCGAAGTACCCATGGCCCGGAGCTACCCCGAAGACCGGACCGATCATCAGGCCATCCGCAACTCGGGCTACCACGACCTTATCCAGTGGCGCAAACAAACCATCGCTGACTTTCTCGCCGCAGGCGCCAAGGCGGCGAAGAGCGGTGCCCCGAACCAGCTGATCTCCTATTCCATGGTGGGCGGTATCTTCAACGGTCTGGACCCCAACTACACCGGTGAGGATCCGCAGACCATCACCGAACGCTGCCGGAACGCGGGCGCGCCCCTGGATTTCATCTCCCTCAACCTCTACGCCTGGGCCCTGGCAGGGCACGAACTCCGCTCCCTGGACTTCGGCATCGCCAAGTATCGCGACCTGCTCGACATCCCGGTGCTGATCACGGAGACCGGGCACAGCTCCACGGAAACCCTCTTCCCCGGCGCTGCGGCCCGCCAGACCGAAGCCATCGTCAGCTCCACCTGGGAAGCCCTGCTCTCCGGGGCCATGGGCGTGCAGCTCTTCCACTGGAGCGATCGCAACAACTTCCTCAATACGCCATATCCCCGGGAAGCAGGGTTCGGGGTGGTGGATCAGGAGCGGCGCCCCAAGCCCAAGGTGTACGAGGCGGTACGCAATATGTTTCAGCGGATGGATGCGCTGCCCCTGGCCCGCTTTCTTGTTGGCTCGCAGCCGATGGAGCCGGACATCCTCGTCTACTGGCCAAAAGACCTTGATCTGAGCTGGAACAAGACCAAAGAGGAGAGTGCCTCCCTCTGGGGTGGATTGCGCCGCCTTGGCTTCCGGCCAAAACTCATCAACCACCCTCTTGCCGATTTGGGCACCGCCGGGATGAAGAGCGGTGCCAAGGGCCTGCTCCTGCCGAGAAACTATCAGATGCGACCGGAGGATCTGGCCGCCCTGCCCAACCTGCTGAATCAGGGCATGAACATCCACGCCAATCTTGACCTGCCCGGCCAATTCGACGCCAACCACCGGAACAATCCCCGTTGGGCCACGACCATAGCCAAGGTCTTCGGGGTGGATGTGAGTCAGGCGCGGCCAGCCTGGGAGAGCGGCACCAGACCTGGAGCGGACTGGAGCGCCGGCTATGCCCCCCTGCTCCTCAAGCCTGAACCAACCGGAATCCTCGGCCAGACCCAAGCGAAAACGGTGCGGGTCTGGAAATACTGGCTTGGGGTACGTCCGGCCTCCGGAGGCACCGCCCAGGTGTGGAGCGAAACAGAGTCCGGCCTGCGGTTGAGTGCGGCGCTGGTCACCAAGGAACATCCCATGGCGCGCACCGCCATCAACACCTTTGGCCTCGGCGATTTCATCGCCCCCGCTCTCCTAATGAACAGCCCGGGCGGGGTCCCCACCTTTGCCTGGGACACCCGCACCACCTGGCTCGGCGCGATCTATAAGAATTTTTTCGCCATGTCGCCCCGGATCGAGCTCAAAGGCCCTGGAGCCAACTACGTTCTCTGCGACCTGCGCCAGACCACGGACGGCTATCTTCTGGCATTGATGAACGAACACACCGAACCTGCCCTGGTAAGCGTGCATGCGGACTGGCTTCTTGGCGACGGGACGGTGGTGAAGGATCTGCTTTCGGATAGTAACGGAGCCGGCCAGGGACTGAACCGGCTGATTCTGGAAGGGGACGGCTACCTCCTCTTCCATATCACCCCACCAACTCAAGGGCTGAAAGAAGAACGGCCGCAGGGAAAAAAAGAAACACCCTAG